The genomic interval ACCTGGGGCTGTAGCACGATTGATGTTTCATGGGTCTCTTCTTACCCAGCATGCATGCCTACCAGCGAGAGAAgatgaaggaggagaagaggaagagtcTGGAAGCGCGTCGAGACAGACTCCGGCAGCTTATGCTGGAGGAACAGGACCTGCTGGTCAGGGAACTGGAAGAGCTGAGGCTGAGCATGGACTTGCGGGAACGAAGAATCCGGGAGCGGCATGGGAATCTGAAATCTGCCCAAGAAGAACAGAGGAAACTGGTAACTGTCATAGCTCTTAGGAGGCTGTGGAGGAGTAGGAGCATCCCCACCTGTCAGTGTAGTGACATGGGGTCACTCACTCCTGGGAGCTCTGGTCTGATGAGATGGCGGTTACCTCCAGAGCCAGCCTGGAAGAGTGCCCCCTCCATTCTTGTGCAGGGAGCATTCCTCTCTTTGGCCCCTTAAAAGATGACAGCTGATTCCTCTTTCCTAATTCCAGTTCTGTGGTTCCACAAAGGTCTGGGACTGCTGTATTTTAACTTCCAAAGCAGTTGTGGAATGGTGAGCCCCAGTCTGCTCATAGCCTGCTGTATATTTGGGACCCCCTAGAAAGAACCCATCTGTGGCATCAGATTTTGGCCCCCTTCATCACCACCGTAAGCGTCACTTGTCACAGCTATCCATTCTGCTTGGATGCCTGGCTCCCAGTGCTGTAGGTGCAGGTCGGGTGGATTTGAATGATGGGTGCGGTGACATCTCATAAGTGGGAGGACATCTTGGGCCTGAGCTGACTTCCATTGTGTATCATTCAGAATATGAGTGGATTGAAAAAGCAACATCAGACTTCCCCTTTTGTGTTTTCAGATTGCTGAACAACTTTTGTATGAACACTGGAAAAAGAACAACCCGAAACTCCGAGAGGTAATCCACTGATTTACCTGAGTAGATAAAattatgaagccagatttaaaaatttttttttttaccatgcgTCTTGTTCTGGGTTGAAATGGGAGAGAATCTCCAGCTCCTGAAGAGTGTACCGGGTTGGAAACCTGGTGCACATCAGCAGTTCATTTGgttgttttaatatgtgtttatTCAACACTGCTGCATGGTCTGCTGCTTGGGGTGTGGTCCTTGCCCTTAAGGAGCTTGCTGGCCAGTGTGGGAGCCAGTGAACAGCTTGTTCAGAGCAGGCTACAGGGAActgggcaggtggtggtgggagCGCCCTGTTCAGGGGTTGAGGAGGCATCCTAGAGGAGTTAGTGTGGTGGAGGGGTCCTAACTCGACCGTATCAGTGTGAGAGAAGAACCTTCTAGTAGAGGTGACGGTGAGAATCAGGCCTGAGTTCTGAGAACAGAGTAAGTCCAAGGGCTGCAAGAGGCTGGGACATCACATTAGAAGTGGGAGCCTCCAGGAGATGAGGCTGGTGAGGCAGACAGAGTCAGACAGTCCCCGACAGTCCCCTGGAGGCCCTGGGGATACCCAGAGTGCTTTACCAGGACCAGAGGAGGGTGTTGAGGCAGGCCAGAGGAGGGTGTTGAAGGGGCTGCTGCGTAGCCCAGCTGGGGGATGCTGAAAGCCTGGACTGGGATGACAGGAGACAGGTAGTTGAATCTGCAGGACCTGGTGACAGGGAGAAAGGGTGGCATCTTGGCTTGGTGGCATCATTCAGCAGAGACTGGGTGAAGGAAGTTGATCCCAGTGATGAGTGATATTTGTTTATGTCAACTTAATGGTTTTGAGCACATTTGGCACTATTACTTCATTTCTAGTCACACTTATGAGTTGCCGGTTGCTATGGAGTTTCTAAGTGCTTTTGAGTGTCATGTGGTTAGCATTACCTGTGGGAGGACCCTTCTTCATGCCGTCTGTCAGCTTCGTGGGTGAAGTCATGTACTCAGAAAAGTTATTGACAACATTCAGTTCATCACAGTGTTCACAGTGTTGGTGGGAGaatttaaactttaataattTCCAAATGAAAGGTTTTGGACAGAGTGTCACATTCCTTTTCTAATCCAGAAGATTCTCTAAGCCCATATCTCTTATTGACTTGTTGGACCTGCTTGTTGCATCATTTGATAGAGGGAGCACCTGTTTTCACAGTTATTACTTTGCAGAAGAAGTTTTGGGGAACAAGCTCATGGTGGGCTCCCAGGGTCTGCCCCATCCAGCTGTCTCTCAGAGCCTGGGGGCCTGGCACTTGAGGCCAGCCAGAGGTGGCTTTTGTATTTCTACTCAGTGTTTGTGGGCTTGCTTCCTTCTCTGCCCCACTGACAAAGAGTTTCTGTTACTTTGTTTCAATGCTGGAGTTTGGTTTAGAAGCACCTGGTCCTTGGTTTTCTAATTGACCAGCTTTCGGCCTATGTCAGAGCCTCCCACGCGCCCTTACCAAGCCACTCAGGCCTCATAGACAGAAGTCATGATCATGTTCCAGTGGGTGGCATGGAAGGTACCAAAAACTGTTCCCAGCAGTAGTATGTGTCACATAAGCCAAGGAGGAAACTAATATTGTCCCCTTCTTATCCTCAGATTGAGTTGGACCTTCACAAGAAGCATGTGATAAACTCTTGGgaaacacagaaagaagaaaaaaaacaggtgtAGTATGTGACTCTGGAAATAGCCACGTGTGTGGTGGTTGAGAGTGTCTTTGTCTCTGgatcttcttcctgtttttattattgatttggtGACGAGGTGCAGGCCAGGTGATCAGGGCTAATGGGTGGAAGGTGGCACGTGTGTCTTTAAGGGCGTTTATTGTTGCTGGAGTttgttttgataaaattcatattataaaGACCCACGGGGCTGCATGTCACAAGTGTTGGCCATCAGGTTAATGTGGCTTCTTGCAGGAGGAAGCCACCAAAGAGCAAGAGAACAGACGCTATGAAAATGAATACGAAATAGCTCGGAGGGAAGCAATGGAGCGGCTGAGAGCCAAGGAGGAGCGGAGGCACCTGGAGGATAAGCTGCACGCGGAGGCGCTGTGTCGGCAGATGGAGGAGCTGAAGCTGAAGGAGATGGAGGTGAGTGAGAAACGGGCCTAGGACACAGGTCCTCAGGTGGCTGGGTGGGGCAAATCCAGGCAGTGCAGCCGCAGACGGTGTTCCCTTCCCATGTACTCCCATCCAGGTCCTCCATGCTCTGAGGTTGTGTGCCTCGATTCTAGAACATTAGCCAACCAGAGATAATACCTGTTCTCCTAGATGCAGTAGCCGACTCAGGGAGTCTTAGAATGTGGGTTTCCCGTGTGCTAAGCAGACATGACTCAGTTGGATGAGGTAGCACACGGCTTTCTGCTGGTAGCTGGTCTTGGGTCTTGGGGGTCTCGAAGCCTGTCTTTTGAGGATACTGTGCTGAGAACTCTGAGGGGGCTGGATCTTCCCCTTCACATGTAGGGAGGCCCCATCTCCTTTGACCTTCtgtcctcttccttttccttgccTGAATGTTTTAATGCCTGGATACTTTGTGCCCACCACAAATTCTGGATGTGAGAGTAGAGCCTGCACAAGGTCCTCACCCCTGGCCTCATGTGGTTGCTAGTCAGGTGGGGAAGCAGCTGTTAAGGTACAGTAAGTGTGGACAGCACAGGAAGTTCAAGGGGCCAGAAAAAAACGCTTGCAGGAAGTGACTCAGTGGAGATGGAACCAGTGGACAAGTTAAGCTGAGAAAGGGGCTGAACCCCAGAGGTGGAGGGGATTGTGAGCCATGGGGGCAGGCCATGCTGTGTAGTTCCTGCCAAAAATGGAGAGGAGAAATCGTGGAAGATTTGCTTGCCATGATTTCATTGGCTTTACCCTTAAAACTGCAGGCAACCAAACTGAAGAAGGAGCAGGAGAATCTTCTGAAGCAACGGTGGGAACTGGAGAggctggaggaagagaggaggcagATGGCAGCCTTCCGGCGGAAGGCAGAGTTGGGGTGCGTGTGGGGAACCCTGCTCTGGTCCAGGCAGGCAGCCTCTTACATCCACAGACTCACACTGGGGTCCCTGGAACCCATCCTCTCCATCCACTAGAGGATGTTGCCTGAGTGAGCAGTTGTCTCTTCCCTATTCTATTGTTTGCAAAGTACTGAAGGCAGCCCACGGTTTGTCATTTATAGGCGTTTTTTGAGACATCAGTACAATGCACAGCTCAACCGACGCACCCAGCAGATCAAACAGGAACTGGTGAGTCTGAGTGGATGTCTTGGCATTTTTCCAcccttttttgaaaaatatcttccaCTGCTCAGTAGACACTTGCATTCtcttaagaatttaaaataaaatgaggggtGGGGAATGGGGAGATGCTGGTCAAAGGATACGTACTTcctgttttgtttagtttttttttcctgcagtactggggagtgaacccagcagtgctctgccactgagcgacagccccagtcctttttatttttttgagacagggtctttcccAGTCTGGTTTcaaatgtgatcctcctgcctcagcctccttaggaTTAGGAGATTAGGAGCATTAGGGGCATATGCCAGCATGCCTGGCTCTAGTGACAGAATGAATCTAATGAACAGTTTGGGGATTATAGCTCAGAATACTGCTGCTGTGATTTGAAATCTGAGGGTGCAGCACAGAGTTAGGGCATAGGTTTGACGTGCATGAGATCCAATGTTCAGTTCTTAGCAccacctagaaaaaaaatatttgtcaagaaAGTAGTGTTCTCACCACAGGAAAAGGTAACTGTGAGGTTATGTGTGTTAATAGCTCGGTTGTAGTAATTATTTAACATGTACATATGTATCAGAACATCAAATTATATTTCCAGgactgggcttggtggcacatacctgtaatcccagctgctcagcaggctgaggtaggagaatcacaagtgtgaggccggcctcaacaacttaatgagaccctgtctcaaaatggaaagttaaaaagtgctgagaatgtggctcagtggtaaagcgtgcCTGGTCAAttctcaataccaaaaaaccccacaaaaattatatttcagtgaAACTAttgtttaaacaacaacaactaaagaaaaccTAAACAGCACAGATTCCTCCTGtgctgcccctcccccaggaTGGCCATTTGGTGCCTGTTTGTCTAGATACACATACCTATAAAGAGTTGGGTGCTTTTTTCTTTGGCTGTTTTTGAATACGATTGAGGTTGCATTCTTTAGCATACTCAGTAGTACATACATAACTTTAAAAAGAGCCGCATATTTAGACTGAGCGTGGCTTTTTTATTGTAGCTGCTCAGTGGTTCCTTTTAGGTTCTTTACCGAGCCCCCCATGAGCAAAGGTTGGTTGGCCCAGCGTTCCACACCCTCCCGGCCTTCTCTGTCGGGGCAGCTTATTGGGACTCAAAAGTCTCTCCTGTGTATGCTGCCCCCCTGCGGGGCATGGGCCGCCTCCTGCGTTGGACCTGCAGTAGTGGTGCGTGCACAGCCTTGGTGTTCGTGTCACTGTGCTCGATATTCTTAAAAGTGGAATTGCTGCCAAATTATGTTCTAAAAAGCTGTGCTGTCCCTATGTCCAAGGGCTTATGGTGGCACAAGGTGGTGGAGAGGGGACTCTGCTTTTAggcagcaattccacttctgcgAACATGAACTGCAGTGAGAGATGCGCAAAAAAACGCGTACACTGCTCCCTGCAGCTTCAGTGTGAGAGAGAAGACCCGAGAATGACCCGGTGCCCCTGGGCAGGGGATGGCCTATTGTACGGCTGGACCAGGGCACCACACTGTCTGAACCGCCCCTCCTGGTTACCCGTGATGTCTTCTGGAAACAGTCCAGCATCTTCCCTTCTCCGTCTTGGGAATGTGGAGTCTCCCTCTGCTACCGGCAGCttgtggggaaggggtgggggaggggacgcGTCCCTGTGGGAGCGGAGCTCAGGGGGCTGCACCTGGGCTCTGGCCAGGCGTCCATTGCTGCACCTGCTTCCTCTAGGAGGCAGACAGGCGCATCCTGCAGGCCCTCCTGGAGAAGGAGGACGAGGCCCAGCGCATGCACCTGGCCAGGCGGGAGCAGGCCCTGGCTGACGTGGCCTGGATGAAGCAGGTCATCGAGGAGCAGCTGCAGCTCGAGAGGACGCGGGAGGCAGAGCTGCAGATGCTGTTGAGGTGAGAGGTGGCAGCTGCCTAGGCTTATGTTCCTGCTCCCTGCTCTAGGACCTTGAAAAAAATGTCCCTTAGATCATCAAAGGGCCacctttggtgtgtgtgtgtgtgtgtgtgtgtgtatgtattaaacccaggggtgctctaccactgagctacactcccagcctttcttactttctatttatttatttatttagattgttaataggcctttatttaatttatacgtggtgctgagaatcgaacccagtgcttcacacgtgccaggcaagtacgctaccgcagagccccagccccagcccctttttattttgaggtgggcttgttaaattgcccaggctggcctccaacttgtagtcctcctgcctctgcctcctgaactgctgggatcacaggtgtgtgcgtGCCATTGTGCCTGCCTCCACTTTCTTCTTTGAAGCATTAGTCCCTGTTAATTTGGCCTTTCCCTTGTGGGCATGTTTCCCTGAAATTATTAGGATTCAAAGTAATGATGTGTTCATTTTAAATCTTAGAAATCTGAAAGGAAATTGTTATAGATTATGGAAATGTTGAATGCTTCTTGAGTCTATAAAAATGGGCCTGAGACTTGTATGTCcgtatgtatatataatgcatcATATGTGATATACGTCAAACCTCATACCTGTGTCATATACTCATGCATACGTACGTGTATGTACACACCCACCTCTTTTTGAGATGAGGCCGTGCTGTGTTGTTTCAAACTAcagggctcaagcaatcctcttaTCTTAGCCCAAGTAGCTCAGGCTATAGGTGTGtcctaccacacctggctttgaaacctaaaaattaagcTAGTAAATTGAAATAACTTAATAATATGCAGCGTGCACTGAGCACTTCCTGggtgccagacactgtgctgaGTGCTTTACAGCCCTCCTGTTCCTGGATCCTAACCTCCAGCTGAGTTGCAGGTGTGCAGGACATGGATACTAGAGGAGGTCATTTGTGGGAAGCCATCCGTGAAATACATGACGACCTTCTCAGGGCTTGGAAGCCAGGGAAGGAACTTTCCGTGGTTCTCCCCCAGTAATAGATGGCCCAGTGCACTTGACCTTTTCCTTTGCTCTGCTAGAAAGTTCCTCATATAGAACTGAGATGGGCATATCCCGTGAGGAACTGGACAGCTCACCTTCATCctgttttggtgaagaacattctgtgGAAGGACTTTGATGTTTCCTGATGTAAATAAAGCAGGCTTGGACTCCATCTTTGTCCAGAAGCTCCATCATGGTCAGCTTGCCCGCCCTGTCCCctcttttgaaactactttctgtgttttgtgtttttttcgctgtttatttctcagccagcccattccacccaGAGGAACCCTATTCCCACTGCCCACGTGGATGTGGGTGGGAGTCATTTGCCTGCACCAGGGTGAGCCAGCTGTGACCCCAGATGTAGGGTGACAGGGCTTGCTTGGGTACGGTGGTGCTCTCCCGTCTCCATGTCCTGATGGTCTTATTCATGTTAGATGGCTGCAGTGCAGGTCAGCACTAGAGCTTTCTGTAGTGGTGTGAAGCCTCTGTCGTCCGCTTGTGTTTGCCCAGGGAGGAGGCCAAAGAGATGtgggagaagagagaagcagaGTGGGTCCGGGAGCAGAGCGCGCGGGACAGGCTGATGACTGAGGTAATCCCAGCTGCGGGGGCTCGCCCGGCCACTGGTCCTGGCAGTGTCTGGAGTCGGCCGTCGTATAATGATCCTGCCACGCGTTCTGGGCATAGTCTCTGGTTATTTTAAGTGGGCTTTAAAAAGCATTGTAAAAGTCATACAGGCTTATTAGAAATTCAGAAGTACAGAAAAACTCAATTGAAAAGTCGGGGCAGAGcgtccccgcccccaccccccagccacGGCCGCTTGGCTCCTTCCACTCTCCTGTTTCTGTGCAGGGCGTCTTGCCTGCATaggtcatttttttgttttgttttttaaattgttttgtaaatACTGTGCTACTTGATTTCCAGTTTCGACCTACTAGTTCATCTGGTAAGTGTCATGTTGATGGCGTCCTCACGAGGTGCACCCTGGTtggctttccttttccctctgtggACATTGTGTTGCTTTCTAACTTTGAGTCATGATAAGGAATGCTGCGTGGAGCACCTGTGGGAGGCTCTCCCTGCTCTGGGTGTTTTCCCTGGGTGGGTCACCAGAAACTCACCAGAGAGCATGTGTGGAAGGTACACCCATCATGGGTACTCTTCCTGCATcaaaggtatttttctttttttaagtcaatgaatttttctttaaggaatttCCCATTGTGGTTCCTTTGCTGTTCACCTCAAGGaggccctttttttttaattgttggtggacctttatttaattttttaatttatatgcagtgttgagaattgaacccagggccttgaacatgctaggcaagtgctctacccctcagccccagcctcagccccaggatGCCCTTTTAAAAGAACTGATGCTTAATCCAGTCGTCCCATCAGCCTGCCATTCGTTTTTGGCAGATGGCTTCTGTTTGAACTTCAATCATGGACATACTGAGAGGTTCTCCCACTTCTCCCTCCAGGATATTTGGGATCTGATTTCTTCAAGTCATTGACTTTAGGATCTCTTTTGGGGTGAAGGGATCTACCTGGTTCTCAATTGCTGACCCTCTAGACATCAGTGTTCACATCATCCTCATCGCTGTCATCACCCTCAGGAGCAGATATGCCTCAGGAGATGTGGATATGCCAATACCTAGATACAAAAAATAGAGGTCTCTCTTACTTTCCATTAATTGCCTAGTAGTTCCTTCCCATTGACCCAACAGATAGTCCTGGGAGTAAAGCTAAATCACAGAGGAAAACACTTGAAAGTGGTTCAGAATGCAAGGTCGCACCTTGTGCCTGcagtatgccacatttttaatccctGGGAAATTGGGTCACAGTTGGTGATTTTTCATTTGTGAGTACTAAATATTCCCCAGTGGCTctgattttctccatttaaattcTCCTCTTGGTTGTGGCCACTTCATGTGTCCTTGAAGAGAgtagagctgtgtgtgtgtgtgtgtgtgtgtgtgtgtgtgtgtgtgtgtgtggtggcttCCTGGTCACTGAGTCTTGGCTGTGGCCTGGGCCTGTGGCGGGACGTGACGTTGCTCTGGGGCCCAGTCTCCCACACAGAAGTCCTCTGGTTTCTGCTGCGTGGAGAAGTCGATTTGAATCCAAGCTTAGGCTGACCAGGTTGTCCCTAGTCATCTAtgtggcttctttctttctttatttcagaGC from Urocitellus parryii isolate mUroPar1 chromosome 3, mUroPar1.hap1, whole genome shotgun sequence carries:
- the Tchp gene encoding trichoplein keratin filament-binding protein isoform X2, whose product is MHAYQREKMKEEKRKSLEARRDRLRQLMLEEQDLLVRELEELRLSMDLRERRIRERHGNLKSAQEEQRKLIAEQLLYEHWKKNNPKLREIELDLHKKHVINSWETQKEEKKQEEATKEQENRRYENEYEIARREAMERLRAKEERRHLEDKLHAEALCRQMEELKLKEMEATKLKKEQENLLKQRWELERLEEERRQMAAFRRKAELGRFLRHQYNAQLNRRTQQIKQELEADRRILQALLEKEDEAQRMHLARREQALADVAWMKQVIEEQLQLERTREAELQMLLREEAKEMWEKREAEWVREQSARDRLMTEVLMGRQQQIQEKIEQNRRAQEESLRHREQLIQNLEEARESARQAREESEELKSARKQELEAQVAERQLRAWEEDQQAEEEEAETRQAEQLSDALLQQEAKIMAEQGYRPKAYGHPRIAWD
- the Tchp gene encoding trichoplein keratin filament-binding protein isoform X1, with amino-acid sequence MALPTLPSSWCSRRLLDQQATRQRQREQEARLRQQWDQNSHYFQKSDIYTSKQAEWSSKASYLRSMHAYQREKMKEEKRKSLEARRDRLRQLMLEEQDLLVRELEELRLSMDLRERRIRERHGNLKSAQEEQRKLIAEQLLYEHWKKNNPKLREIELDLHKKHVINSWETQKEEKKQEEATKEQENRRYENEYEIARREAMERLRAKEERRHLEDKLHAEALCRQMEELKLKEMEATKLKKEQENLLKQRWELERLEEERRQMAAFRRKAELGRFLRHQYNAQLNRRTQQIKQELEADRRILQALLEKEDEAQRMHLARREQALADVAWMKQVIEEQLQLERTREAELQMLLREEAKEMWEKREAEWVREQSARDRLMTEVLMGRQQQIQEKIEQNRRAQEESLRHREQLIQNLEEARESARQAREESEELKSARKQELEAQVAERQLRAWEEDQQAEEEEAETRQAEQLSDALLQQEAKIMAEQGYRPKAYGHPRIAWD